A stretch of Phragmites australis chromosome 12, lpPhrAust1.1, whole genome shotgun sequence DNA encodes these proteins:
- the LOC133886674 gene encoding zinc finger CCCH domain-containing protein 63-like isoform X1, with protein MSYLLDNAEATPLIARDGSCAAGEGSCSAGESSSSAAAVAMAVAAAVIRPHGADEVAEAMWQMNLGEAVESGPYPERVGEPDCSYYMRTGLCRFGMTCKFNHPADRKLAVAAARMKGEYPQRIGQPECQYYLKTGTCKFGATCKFHHPREKAAMANQVQLNALGYPLRPNEMECSYYLRTGQCKFGSTCKFHHPQPSNTMVAVRGSVYSPGQSATSPGQHAYQRAVTSWPLSRSGSFIASPRWPGHSSYAQVIVPPGLVQVPGWNPYAAQIGSSSSDDHQRMPGAAQYYTGSHQSETPGMGDQGIFSSYQAGSVPIGLYAVQRENVFPERPDQPECQFYMKTGDCKFGAVCKFHHPKERTIPTPNCALSSLGLPLRWGEPVCTFYSRYGMCKFGPNCKFDHPMGTVVYGLASSPTSDVSTARRMLAQVPSHSEVSLDNGSGRSRRITHSDPQQIPSGERSTEREAS; from the exons ATGTCCTATCTCTTGGATAATGCTGAG GCGACACCGTTGATTGCCAGGGATGGCTCCTGTGCTGCAGGGGAGGGCTCCTGTTCTGCAGGGGAGAGCTCCTCTTCAGCCGCCGCAGTCGCTATGGCTGTCGCAGCTGCCGTCATAAGGCCCCATGGGGCTGATGAAG TTGCAGAGGCGATGTGGCAGATGAATTTAGGAGAAGCCGTGGAATCTGGGCCATACCCAGAGCGTGTTGGAGAGCCAGACTGTAGTTATTACATGAGGACCGGCCTCTGCAGGTTTGGGATGACCTGTAAATTTAATCATCCAGCAGACAGAAAGCTG gctgttgctgctgcaagAATGAAGGGAGAATATCCTCAAAGAATCGGCCAGCCTGAATGCCAA TACTATCTAAAGACCGGCACATGCAAATTTGGAGCAACCTGCAAGTTTCACCACCCCCGAGAAAAGGCTGCGATGGCAAATCAAGTACAGTTGAATGCTTTGGGCTACCCACTACGACCG AATGAAATGGAATGTTCTTATTATTTAAGAACAGGGCAGTGCAAGTTTGGAAGCACATGTAAGTTTCACCATCCACAACCATCTAACACCATGGTTGCGGTACGTGGCTCTGTTTATTCACCTGGACAGTCTGCAACTTCTCCTGGTCAGCATGCTTACCAAAGGGCTGTAACAAGCTGGCCCTTGTCAAGATCTGGTTCTTTCATTGCAAGTCCGAGGTGGCCAGGTCATTCAAGCTATGCACAAGTGATTGTTCCTCCGGGGCTTGTTCAGGTCCCAGGGTGGAATCCTTATGCT gcACAGATTGGTTCTTCGTCTTCGGATGACCACCAGCGGATGCCCGGAGCTGCCCAATACTATACTGGCTCACACCAGAGTGAGACACCTGGCATGGGTGATCAAGGAATCTTTTCATCATACCAAGCTGGTTCTGTTCCTATTGGACTTTATGCCGTACAGAGGGAGAATGTATTTCCAGAGAGACCTGACCAACCTGAATGTCAGTTCTATATGAAAACTGGAGACTGTAAGTTTGGTGCCGTATGCAAGTTCCATCATCCCAAAGAGCGGACAATTCCTACTCCCAATTGTGCGCTGAGCTCACTAGGCCTGCCATTACGCTGG GGAGAGCCCGTATGCACTTTCTATTCTCGCTATGGCATGTGCAAGTTTGGTCCAAACTGCAAATTCGACCATCCAATGGGAACCGTCGTATATGGCCTTGCCTCTTCACCAACTAGTGATGTATCAACTGCTCGACGTATGCTGGCACAAGTACCATCGCATTCAGAAGTATCGCTTGACAATGGGTCCGGAAGGTCTCGGAGGATTACCCATTCAGATCCCCAGCAAATACCCTCTGGTGAAAGGAGCACTGAGAGAGAGGCGTCCTAA